The nucleotide sequence CGTCAGCTAGAGGAGGTCGAGGAGATTAGGTCTCAATACCCGGATTTCAGGCTGTTCTGGGGCATCGAGTCCGATATCCTGCCTGACGGCTCTCTGGATTACCACGAGGACGTCCTGGCCGGGTTTGATTTTGTCATCGCCTCGGTCCATGCCGCGTTCAATCTCTCGGAAAAAGAGATGACCGACCGATTGATCCGGGCTGTTCAAAATCCTTACACGACCATTCTTGGTCACCCCACCGGGCGGCTTTTACTGGCCCGCGAGCCTTACGCGGTTGATCTGCATGCCGTGCTGGCCGCAGCCGCTGACACCGGGACCATTATTGAAATAAACGCCAATCCGCACCGCCTGGACCTGGATTGGCGTGAAATGCAGCATGCTAAATCTCTGGGGCTGAAGATGATGATCGGTCCGGACGCCCATTCGCTGGACGGGCTGACCCACATTCGATACGGGGTCCAGGCGGCGCGTAAGGGCTGGCTGGCGCCATCTGACGTGCTCAACTGCCTGAGCCGACAGGACCTGGCAGGTTTCTTGGAAAACCTTCACCGCAAAAAAAAGAAGCAGTATGAGAAATAAGTCAGATATTAAGAAGATTCTGGCCGCGCTGGACAAGGAATATCCCGGGGCCGGCTGCAGCCTTGAACACCGGAACCCCCTGCAGCTGTTGGTCGCGACCATCCTGTCGGCACAGTGCACTGACAAGCGAGTCAATGAGGTCACCAAGGACCTTTTCAAGAAATACAGGACCGCGGCCGACTATGCACAGGTTGCGCCGGGAGAACTGGAAGCAGACATCCGTCCGACCGGCTTCTTTAAAAACAAGGCCAGGTCCATTAAGGCTCTCGGTGAAACCCTGGCCACGAAATATAAAGGCCGGGTTCCAGACAGCATGGAGGAGCTGGTTGAGCTGCCTGGGGTGGGCCGAAAGACGGCCAACGTGGTCCTGGGCACGGCCTTTAATGTCCCCGGCATCGTCGTGGACACCCATGTTGCCAGGTTCGCCGGCCGCATGGGGCTGAGTAATCAAAAAGACGCCGTCAAGATCGAGTTTGACCTTATGGCACAGATCCCCAG is from Deltaproteobacteria bacterium and encodes:
- the nth gene encoding endonuclease III; protein product: MRNKSDIKKILAALDKEYPGAGCSLEHRNPLQLLVATILSAQCTDKRVNEVTKDLFKKYRTAADYAQVAPGELEADIRPTGFFKNKARSIKALGETLATKYKGRVPDSMEELVELPGVGRKTANVVLGTAFNVPGIVVDTHVARFAGRMGLSNQKDAVKIEFDLMAQIPRKKWIAFSHEVIAHGRRVCTARKPDCPACLLLKLCPFGQSR